From Terriglobia bacterium:
CGCACTTCTCGCGGCCGCCGTCATCGGCGCTGCCGTTGCACCCGCATTTGCGCACCATTCGTTCTCCGCCTTCGATGTCACGACCCAGAGGTCGGTGACCGGAATGGTGAACAAAGTGGACTGGACCAATCCGCACATCTGGCTGTGGATTGACGTGCCCAACGACAAGGGCGGAACAGATCGTTATGGCTTCGAAGGCATGAGCCCGAACTACCTGGCGCGGCGTGGCTGGACACGAACAACTCTGAAAATCGGCGACAAAATCACGATCGATTACCGCCCCATGAAAGACGGCTCCAAAGGTGGGATGTTCATGACCGGCAAGACCAACGGCAAAGTCCTATCGATGGCGGGCGGCAAAGACGACCCTTCCGGCTACGGGGAGAAATAACCAACCTTTTGGCCGCAGATGACGCGGACGGCGCAG
This genomic window contains:
- a CDS encoding DUF6152 family protein gives rise to the protein MKRGLIIALLAAAVIGAAVAPAFAHHSFSAFDVTTQRSVTGMVNKVDWTNPHIWLWIDVPNDKGGTDRYGFEGMSPNYLARRGWTRTTLKIGDKITIDYRPMKDGSKGGMFMTGKTNGKVLSMAGGKDDPSGYGEK